A genome region from Haloactinospora alba includes the following:
- a CDS encoding MbtH family protein, protein MDSDGRTYHVVVNHEEQYSIWQEGWDIPAGWRAEGFSGTKEECLHHISGIWTDLRPLSLRQRLAQGAEGSVEE, encoded by the coding sequence TTGGATTCCGACGGACGGACGTACCACGTGGTCGTCAACCACGAGGAGCAGTACTCGATCTGGCAGGAAGGCTGGGACATCCCGGCGGGATGGAGAGCTGAGGGGTTCAGCGGGACGAAGGAGGAGTGCCTCCACCACATATCCGGGATCTGGACGGACCTGCGGCCGTTGAGCCTGCGCCAGCGGCTGGCGCAGGGCGCGGAAGGGAGCGTTGAGGAGTGA